From one Actinomyces sp. Marseille-P3109 genomic stretch:
- the ftsH gene encoding ATP-dependent zinc metalloprotease FtsH encodes MKDSGRKPGRKDSEKPGKAGRDDRSKRDRKLRDSLGNPFLWLVPFLLVVVLGWAVFSSMFGYRTIDTSDGLALLRDKADTIESVTVIDGTQRVELDLSTTYVQPKKKGDSEARPLGKKVGFSYTDAQAEQVDRLVQAAAPEDGYNSVVPTTTWWSSLIQLLVPAILLGGFMWWLLSRMGGGRGGAMGFGRSKAKVGSKEMPDVTFDDVAGEDEAVEELEEIREFLSEPDKFRAVGAKIPKGVLLYGPPGTGKTLLAKAVAGEAGVPFFSMAASEFVEMFVGVGASRVRDLFDQAKENAPAIIFVDEIDAVGRHRGSGTGGGHDEREQTLNQLLVEMDGFDANTNVILIAATNRPDVLDPALLRPGRFDRQVSVEAPDMAGRAAILRVHAKGKPLTDDVDLDLVAKRTPGFTGADLANVLNEAALLTARSNAQLIDNRALDEAIDRVIAGPQKRTRVMRDHEKRVTAYHEAGHALCAAAGAYSDPVTKVTILPRGRALGYTQVMPQDDKYSTTRNELLDQLVYAMGGRAAEEIIFRDPTTGASNDIEKATATARKMVTDYGMTSAVGAVKLGTTENETVLGLNATNRDFSEQVAATVDAEVRSLLDTAHREAWEILTRNRAVLDELAEELLTRETLLEKDLERIFADVVKQPERPLWRSDETLPVVEVSPAAVAAADGESGAGRSGDDFWGYNQ; translated from the coding sequence CGCGACCGCAAGCTCCGCGACTCACTGGGCAACCCGTTCCTGTGGCTGGTGCCCTTCCTCCTGGTCGTCGTCCTCGGCTGGGCCGTCTTCTCCTCGATGTTCGGCTACCGCACCATCGACACCTCCGACGGCCTGGCCCTCCTGCGCGACAAGGCGGACACGATCGAGTCCGTCACCGTCATCGACGGCACCCAACGCGTCGAGCTCGACCTGAGCACCACCTACGTCCAGCCCAAGAAGAAGGGCGACTCCGAGGCGCGCCCGCTGGGCAAGAAGGTCGGGTTCTCCTACACCGACGCCCAGGCCGAGCAGGTCGACCGCCTCGTCCAGGCCGCCGCCCCCGAGGACGGCTACAACTCCGTGGTGCCCACCACCACCTGGTGGTCCTCGCTCATCCAGCTGCTCGTGCCCGCCATCCTGCTGGGCGGCTTCATGTGGTGGCTCCTGAGCCGCATGGGCGGCGGGCGCGGCGGCGCCATGGGCTTCGGCCGCTCCAAGGCGAAGGTCGGCTCCAAGGAGATGCCCGACGTCACCTTCGACGACGTCGCCGGCGAGGACGAGGCCGTCGAGGAGCTCGAGGAGATCCGAGAGTTCCTCTCCGAGCCGGACAAGTTCCGCGCCGTCGGCGCCAAGATCCCCAAGGGCGTCCTCCTCTACGGCCCGCCCGGAACCGGTAAGACCCTCCTGGCCAAGGCCGTCGCCGGTGAGGCCGGCGTGCCCTTCTTCTCCATGGCCGCCTCCGAGTTCGTCGAGATGTTCGTCGGCGTCGGCGCCTCGCGCGTGCGCGACCTGTTCGACCAGGCCAAGGAGAACGCCCCCGCCATCATCTTCGTCGACGAGATCGACGCCGTCGGCCGCCACCGCGGCTCGGGCACCGGCGGCGGGCACGACGAGCGCGAGCAGACCCTCAACCAGCTCCTCGTCGAGATGGACGGCTTCGACGCCAACACCAACGTCATCCTCATCGCCGCCACCAACCGCCCCGACGTCCTGGACCCGGCCCTCCTGCGCCCTGGCCGCTTCGACCGGCAGGTCAGCGTCGAGGCCCCCGACATGGCTGGGCGCGCCGCCATCCTCAGGGTCCATGCCAAGGGCAAGCCCTTGACCGACGACGTCGACCTCGACCTCGTGGCCAAGCGCACCCCCGGCTTCACCGGCGCGGACCTGGCCAACGTCCTCAACGAGGCCGCCCTGCTCACCGCCCGCTCCAACGCCCAGCTCATTGACAACCGGGCCCTGGACGAGGCCATCGACCGTGTCATCGCAGGTCCCCAGAAGCGCACCCGCGTTATGCGCGACCACGAGAAGCGCGTCACCGCCTACCACGAGGCCGGCCACGCCCTGTGCGCCGCCGCCGGCGCCTACTCCGACCCGGTCACCAAGGTGACGATCCTGCCGCGCGGGCGCGCCCTGGGATACACGCAGGTCATGCCCCAGGACGACAAGTACTCCACCACCCGCAACGAGCTGCTCGACCAGCTCGTCTACGCCATGGGTGGGCGGGCCGCTGAGGAGATCATCTTCCGCGACCCCACCACCGGCGCCTCCAACGACATCGAGAAGGCCACCGCCACGGCCCGCAAGATGGTCACCGACTACGGCATGACCAGCGCGGTGGGCGCCGTCAAGCTCGGCACCACCGAGAACGAGACGGTTCTGGGGCTCAACGCCACCAACCGCGACTTCTCCGAGCAGGTCGCCGCCACCGTCGACGCCGAGGTCCGCTCCCTGCTGGACACCGCCCATCGCGAAGCCTGGGAGATCCTCACCCGCAACCGTGCCGTGCTCGACGAGCTGGCCGAGGAGCTCCTCACCCGCGAGACGCTCCTGGAGAAGGACCTGGAGAGGATCTTCGCCGACGTCGTCAAGCAGCCCGAGCGGCCCCTGTGGCGCAGCGACGAGACGCTGCCCGTCGTCGAGGTTTCGCCCGCTGCCGTTGCCGCCGCCGACGGCGAGTCCGGAGCCGGCCGCAGCGGGGACGACTTCTGGGGCTACAACCAGTAA
- the folE gene encoding GTP cyclohydrolase I FolE, with protein MSYDAEGVRRAVRDLLVAIGEDPDRDGLRDTPERMARAYAEMFAGLGQDPAEHVERVFDVGHEEMVLVRDIPMYSVCEHHLLPFHGAAHVGYIPGADGRVTGLSKVARLVDGYARRPQVQERLTRQIADALVERLECRGVLVVVEAEHLCMSMRGVRKPGSNTVTSAVRGIMRNAATRSEAMSLVLGRRS; from the coding sequence ATGAGCTACGACGCCGAGGGCGTGCGCCGTGCGGTGCGCGACCTGCTCGTCGCCATCGGGGAGGACCCCGACCGCGACGGCCTGCGTGACACCCCCGAGCGTATGGCGCGCGCCTATGCGGAGATGTTCGCCGGTCTCGGGCAGGACCCGGCCGAGCACGTCGAGCGGGTCTTCGACGTCGGGCACGAGGAGATGGTCCTCGTGCGCGACATCCCCATGTACTCGGTGTGCGAGCACCACCTCCTGCCCTTCCACGGGGCGGCGCACGTGGGCTACATCCCCGGCGCCGACGGCCGAGTCACCGGCCTGTCCAAGGTGGCGCGCCTCGTGGACGGCTACGCCCGGCGCCCCCAGGTCCAGGAGCGGCTCACCCGGCAGATCGCCGACGCCCTCGTCGAGCGCCTGGAGTGCCGGGGCGTGCTCGTCGTCGTCGAGGCCGAGCACCTGTGCATGTCCATGCGGGGCGTGCGCAAGCCCGGCTCCAACACGGTCACCTCCGCCGTGCGCGGCATCATGCGCAACGCCGCCACCCGCTCCGAGGCCATGAGCCTGGTCCTGGGCCGGCGTTCCTGA
- a CDS encoding YvaD family protein, whose amino-acid sequence MSPLYKRLLVAVDAGLLLYWAAVFLNLIPEHLRFKDYSNQVIQAWNWSFFPLDVAAALIVFLGAYLTRVGSRVGDLVLTVGLMLTFCAGFMAISFWSFYRDFDPLWWGPNALLMIIPALALGSMVCQRLETAEKHS is encoded by the coding sequence GTGAGTCCCTTGTACAAGAGGCTGCTGGTAGCGGTCGACGCCGGGCTGCTGCTCTACTGGGCGGCCGTCTTCCTCAATCTCATTCCCGAGCACCTGCGGTTCAAGGACTACTCCAACCAGGTGATCCAGGCCTGGAACTGGTCCTTCTTCCCGCTCGACGTTGCCGCCGCCCTGATCGTCTTCCTCGGCGCCTACCTGACGCGCGTGGGCAGCAGGGTCGGGGACCTGGTGCTGACGGTCGGGCTCATGCTGACCTTCTGCGCCGGATTCATGGCGATCTCCTTCTGGTCCTTCTACCGTGACTTCGACCCGCTGTGGTGGGGCCCCAACGCCCTGCTCATGATCATCCCGGCGCTCGCCCTCGGCTCCATGGTCTGCCAGCGGCTTGAGACCGCGGAGAAGCACTCGTGA
- a CDS encoding SMR family transporter produces the protein MTVKGALCPSTWGSACRRSAPTDPTVLGALGDRLRSTSHGVCAWPALGGAIVSEVSATLALRQALNQPGFYAVVGIGYALAFVLLSLTLKAGMPLGVAYGLWGALGVALTAVLSMILFEESVTVLVAVGIALIMAGVLLVEIGAQRAEAQQKDGKAS, from the coding sequence GTGACGGTCAAGGGCGCGCTGTGCCCGTCGACGTGGGGGAGTGCGTGCCGCCGAAGCGCGCCCACCGACCCGACGGTGCTCGGCGCGCTGGGGGACCGTCTGCGCTCGACGAGTCACGGTGTATGCGCCTGGCCGGCGCTCGGAGGCGCCATCGTCTCCGAGGTCTCGGCGACCCTCGCCCTGCGCCAGGCCTTGAACCAGCCGGGCTTCTACGCCGTCGTCGGAATCGGGTACGCCCTGGCCTTCGTCCTCCTGTCACTGACGCTCAAGGCGGGCATGCCGCTCGGCGTCGCCTACGGGCTCTGGGGCGCCCTGGGAGTGGCACTGACCGCCGTGCTGTCGATGATTCTCTTCGAGGAGTCGGTGACGGTGCTTGTCGCCGTCGGTATCGCGCTCATCATGGCCGGGGTGCTCCTCGTCGAGATCGGGGCGCAGCGCGCAGAGGCGCAGCAGAAGGACGGTAAGGCGTCATGA
- a CDS encoding DMT family transporter, with the protein MSGVYLVAAIASETTGTLSLKLASDGRGLRWYGVVMAGYLAAFAMLTLTLKAGMPLGVAYGVWSAGGVAVTAIASRLFFGEPLTRTMMAGIALIMAGVLLVEIGSAH; encoded by the coding sequence ATGAGCGGCGTCTACCTTGTAGCGGCCATCGCCTCCGAGACCACTGGAACACTGTCGCTCAAGCTCGCATCCGACGGCAGAGGGCTGCGATGGTACGGCGTCGTCATGGCCGGCTACCTCGCGGCCTTCGCCATGCTCACTCTGACCCTCAAGGCGGGCATGCCGCTCGGCGTCGCCTATGGAGTCTGGTCGGCTGGGGGAGTGGCCGTCACAGCGATCGCCTCAAGGCTCTTCTTCGGTGAGCCGCTGACCCGCACCATGATGGCTGGAATCGCGCTCATCATGGCCGGGGTGCTCCTCGTCGAGATCGGCAGCGCGCACTGA
- a CDS encoding sensor histidine kinase, which produces MAGILASLMQPTRYTTWRPTWRLHLAHVFLATMVTLVSLTARWPLFASMLLFEIVGGLTLALCSRFPWPGALLGSAVAWAGTVMMTDASISPGIIPWLCTAILVARGFSRMPAYGLVVFSLVLTIADARWGGANEGWIDMLMWQGFIGGAAITLAELIRSPRHQAERSLYTYRESMERQRLLVVTELHDTVVRDLTHAVMTAEQARLAHPEDTALAPELDAMTAAVRAAVEQMRHALRAMSDIRGGERLDIEATSAPRPLEAVIADAATTLGQRGARLEVEGLELLGIPMIPPGVRLQLLRVLGELVTNMSKYTAPQGRARLVIESDGRSLEAMASNDVGLPGQADEAWAGGGAPGNIMSAYGAFSSGLGLEGARRRVESLGGSLSVSQGEGRWTAILSVPFQAVF; this is translated from the coding sequence GTGGCCGGCATTCTGGCGAGCCTGATGCAGCCCACGCGGTACACGACGTGGCGGCCGACGTGGCGGCTGCACCTGGCGCACGTCTTCTTGGCCACCATGGTCACCCTCGTCTCACTTACGGCGAGGTGGCCACTGTTCGCCTCCATGCTCCTCTTCGAGATCGTCGGGGGCCTGACGCTGGCGCTGTGCAGCCGCTTCCCGTGGCCGGGGGCCCTGCTCGGCAGCGCGGTGGCCTGGGCCGGCACCGTGATGATGACCGACGCCTCCATCTCCCCGGGCATCATTCCCTGGCTGTGCACGGCGATCCTCGTGGCTCGCGGCTTCTCGCGCATGCCCGCTTACGGTCTGGTGGTCTTCTCGCTGGTGCTCACGATCGCCGACGCTCGGTGGGGTGGGGCGAACGAGGGCTGGATCGATATGCTGATGTGGCAAGGTTTTATCGGGGGCGCGGCCATCACACTGGCCGAGCTCATCCGCAGCCCACGGCACCAGGCCGAACGCTCCCTGTACACCTACCGGGAGAGTATGGAGCGTCAGCGCCTCCTGGTGGTCACCGAGCTGCACGACACCGTGGTGCGCGACCTGACCCACGCGGTCATGACGGCCGAGCAGGCCCGGCTCGCACACCCCGAGGACACGGCACTGGCACCCGAGCTCGATGCGATGACGGCGGCGGTGCGCGCAGCGGTGGAGCAGATGCGGCACGCGCTGCGCGCCATGAGCGACATCCGCGGGGGCGAGCGGCTGGATATCGAGGCGACCTCCGCGCCGCGTCCCCTGGAGGCGGTCATCGCCGACGCCGCGACCACCCTGGGACAGCGGGGGGCGCGCCTGGAGGTGGAGGGCCTGGAACTGCTCGGGATCCCGATGATCCCGCCGGGCGTGCGGCTCCAGCTGCTGCGGGTGCTGGGCGAGCTGGTGACGAACATGTCCAAGTACACGGCCCCGCAGGGGCGGGCCCGTCTGGTCATCGAGTCCGACGGGCGCTCCCTGGAGGCGATGGCGAGCAACGATGTCGGTTTGCCGGGGCAGGCGGACGAGGCGTGGGCGGGTGGCGGCGCACCGGGGAACATCATGTCCGCGTACGGCGCCTTCTCCTCGGGCCTGGGCCTGGAGGGGGCGCGGCGCCGCGTGGAGTCCCTGGGCGGCAGCCTGAGCGTGAGCCAGGGCGAGGGACGCTGGACCGCGATCCTCAGCGTCCCCTTCCAGGCGGTCTTCTGA
- a CDS encoding response regulator, translating into MTVPNVTDGPAAASQVLRVAIVDDDPFVLHALRAYLSSDERIEVASTFSRAADALAFLHKIRVDVLLTDVRMPEMDGLELLTRVRQQWPSTAVVVLTSFDDDEAMVAALAQHANGFLLKDASPEEIIRAVIAASAGGTTISPAATSRLVTRHLRPPQTAQAPDVTEAEQAVLTLLCDGYSNAEIAEQLVIAESTVKTHVSHLMKKYDVPSRLKLVVAVHKTQGA; encoded by the coding sequence ATGACGGTCCCCAACGTTACTGATGGTCCCGCGGCTGCCTCGCAGGTCCTGCGCGTCGCCATCGTCGACGACGACCCCTTCGTCCTGCACGCGCTGCGGGCCTACCTGAGCTCGGACGAGCGCATCGAGGTGGCCAGCACCTTCTCACGCGCCGCCGACGCCCTGGCCTTCCTCCACAAGATCCGCGTGGACGTCCTGCTCACCGACGTGCGCATGCCAGAGATGGACGGCCTGGAGCTCCTCACCCGGGTGCGTCAGCAGTGGCCCAGCACCGCCGTCGTCGTGCTCACCTCCTTCGACGACGACGAGGCGATGGTCGCCGCGCTGGCCCAGCACGCCAACGGCTTCCTGCTCAAGGACGCCTCGCCCGAGGAGATCATCCGCGCCGTCATCGCCGCCAGCGCCGGTGGGACCACGATCTCCCCGGCCGCCACCTCCAGGCTCGTCACTCGCCACCTGCGGCCCCCGCAGACGGCCCAGGCCCCCGATGTCACCGAGGCCGAGCAGGCCGTCCTGACCCTGCTGTGTGATGGCTACTCCAATGCCGAGATCGCCGAACAGCTCGTCATCGCCGAGTCCACGGTCAAGACTCACGTCTCCCACCTCATGAAGAAGTACGACGTCCCGTCCCGGCTCAAGCTCGTCGTCGCCGTCCACAAGACCCAGGGGGCCTGA
- a CDS encoding FtsX-like permease family protein: MPSLLDVRRTAAALVAVAMSTALIAFSFIVSNSFRTQVQTGARLSVGDASVVVQRARSSHASGGDLDDALLNQVSGFDGVASVRGVHWDVLHLDLPKQLRNTANISVSAQDVPALSQFTTLSSGRLPTATGEVAISTELAEQRGLSVGDTIRLTTDDADEKADAPHSAPTVVGIVSPGPDTELAGIGTVYATTDQLQAMGANTTYYQLYVTAMPGTDTDALTAKVEQTVHAAQPHALVQDRETVISQRSQNQQGGTMLAGILNVLAPVCAMVAIIVIATTFSTLVARQTRTIGLMRCIGTSRSQVMLAVLRTGLITGLLGSVLGTAAGSGIAAAVISSGRFADLKANQLTISPASLALTIALGTLVTLIAVLRPARKATRISPLVALTGQVASVKQTGRARRWAAAAGVVVAGAGAAVIALGIQASDLYITAGGSAIVVLGATLGLPLLVTVTIGLIGRVSSGTRLPVLHLATRNLARNSGRSAAAAATLFVCVLVGSGLFVGLSSLNASFESILGHSSPVDARIFGVTPQSDTARLTARVKAVDGVKDVTYVPSLDLTQTVDGQTEETTVDVIDIDAIDPIVRTTSGLEDLDDGTLIVGGIYRIPDGSKVTLTGAAGSIELTARVREGWGGVITPAAAQRINGDAPTDTTMWVRSTGSTMTPATEHALHAAVRGQELMVSGSASGVEVMSAQIMKVALIVCLVLGAALVIALSGLVNITDVSVLERVREIGVLRATGSSRQEIHRLIVTEGVLVAAVGGGLGLLVGTALGVSETLAMAKSAEGMTVHIPSLALIGMFAATLAVGLAASVRPAGRAASVPPVRALSEE; the protein is encoded by the coding sequence ATGCCTTCACTGCTCGACGTTCGGCGCACCGCCGCCGCCCTCGTGGCCGTGGCCATGAGCACCGCCCTCATCGCCTTCTCCTTCATCGTCTCCAACTCCTTCCGCACCCAGGTGCAGACCGGCGCACGCCTGTCCGTGGGTGACGCGAGCGTCGTCGTCCAGCGGGCCAGGAGCAGCCATGCCTCCGGGGGCGATCTGGACGATGCCCTCCTCAACCAGGTCTCCGGGTTCGACGGCGTCGCCTCCGTACGAGGCGTCCACTGGGACGTCCTGCACCTCGACCTGCCCAAGCAGCTGCGCAACACTGCCAACATCTCCGTCAGCGCGCAGGACGTTCCGGCCCTCAGCCAGTTCACCACCCTGAGCAGCGGACGCCTGCCCACCGCCACCGGGGAGGTCGCCATCAGCACGGAACTCGCCGAGCAGCGAGGTCTGAGCGTCGGCGACACGATCCGCCTCACCACGGACGACGCCGATGAGAAGGCCGACGCCCCGCACAGCGCACCCACGGTCGTCGGCATCGTCTCGCCCGGACCCGACACCGAGCTGGCGGGAATCGGAACCGTCTACGCCACCACTGACCAGCTCCAGGCGATGGGCGCCAACACCACCTACTACCAGCTCTACGTCACCGCAATGCCGGGAACCGACACGGACGCCTTGACAGCGAAGGTGGAGCAGACGGTTCACGCCGCCCAGCCCCACGCCTTGGTTCAGGACAGGGAGACCGTCATCTCCCAGCGCTCCCAGAACCAGCAGGGCGGCACGATGCTCGCCGGCATCCTCAACGTCCTGGCACCGGTGTGCGCGATGGTCGCCATCATCGTCATCGCCACCACGTTCAGCACCCTTGTGGCACGCCAGACCCGCACGATCGGGCTCATGCGCTGCATCGGCACGAGCCGGAGCCAGGTGATGCTCGCCGTCCTGCGCACCGGGCTCATCACCGGCCTGCTCGGGTCCGTCCTCGGTACGGCCGCCGGGAGCGGGATCGCCGCCGCCGTCATCTCCTCGGGACGGTTCGCGGACCTCAAGGCCAATCAGCTGACCATCTCCCCGGCGTCGCTGGCCCTGACCATCGCCCTGGGCACGCTGGTCACCCTCATCGCGGTCCTGCGTCCGGCCCGCAAGGCCACCCGCATCTCACCGCTCGTGGCGCTCACCGGGCAGGTGGCCAGCGTCAAGCAGACCGGGCGCGCCAGGAGGTGGGCGGCGGCCGCCGGGGTCGTCGTCGCCGGCGCCGGCGCGGCCGTGATCGCCCTCGGTATTCAGGCGTCCGACCTCTATATCACCGCCGGTGGCAGCGCCATCGTCGTCCTCGGCGCGACCCTCGGTCTTCCACTGCTGGTCACCGTCACCATCGGCCTCATCGGCCGAGTCAGCAGCGGCACACGGCTGCCGGTGCTGCACCTGGCCACGCGCAACCTGGCCCGCAACTCGGGACGGTCCGCCGCGGCCGCCGCCACGCTCTTCGTCTGCGTCCTGGTGGGCTCGGGGCTCTTCGTGGGCCTGTCCTCCCTGAACGCTTCCTTCGAGAGCATCCTCGGCCACAGCTCGCCCGTGGACGCCAGGATCTTCGGGGTCACGCCGCAGTCCGATACCGCGCGGCTGACGGCACGGGTCAAGGCGGTCGACGGCGTCAAGGACGTCACCTATGTTCCCTCCCTCGACCTGACCCAGACCGTCGATGGACAGACCGAGGAAACCACCGTGGATGTCATCGATATCGACGCCATCGACCCCATTGTGCGCACAACGAGCGGCCTGGAAGACCTCGATGACGGCACCCTCATCGTGGGCGGCATCTACAGAATCCCGGATGGTTCCAAGGTGACCCTGACCGGCGCCGCCGGCAGCATCGAGCTGACGGCCCGCGTTCGCGAGGGCTGGGGCGGCGTCATCACCCCGGCGGCGGCGCAACGCATCAACGGGGACGCCCCCACCGACACCACCATGTGGGTGCGCTCCACCGGCAGCACCATGACGCCGGCCACCGAGCACGCCCTCCATGCCGCGGTCCGGGGCCAGGAGCTCATGGTGAGCGGGAGCGCGTCCGGCGTCGAGGTGATGTCGGCCCAGATCATGAAGGTGGCCCTCATCGTCTGCCTGGTTCTGGGCGCCGCCCTGGTCATCGCCCTGTCCGGGCTGGTCAACATCACGGATGTCTCGGTTCTGGAGCGGGTTCGCGAGATCGGGGTGCTGCGCGCCACCGGCAGCTCGCGTCAGGAGATCCACCGCCTCATCGTCACCGAGGGGGTCCTCGTGGCGGCCGTGGGAGGGGGCCTGGGGCTCCTCGTCGGGACGGCGCTGGGCGTCTCCGAAACGCTCGCGATGGCCAAGTCCGCCGAGGGCATGACGGTGCACATCCCCTCCCTCGCGCTGATCGGCATGTTCGCCGCGACGCTGGCCGTGGGCCTGGCGGCCTCAGTGCGCCCGGCCGGCCGAGCCGCCTCGGTGCCGCCGGTCAGGGCCCTGTCCGAGGAGTGA
- a CDS encoding ABC transporter ATP-binding protein, protein MRVVEARGLTKVYGEGEAQVVALDSASLVVGRGEFVAIMGPSGSGKSTLLHCLAGLDTPTSGNVLIAGQDLSGMKDKQLTTVRRDRLGFIFQSFNLLPTLTAEENILLPQRLAHRRPQQDWYDAVISTLGIADRLSHRPHELSGGQQQRVAVARALVGRPEVIFADEPTGALDTASAASLLATLANMCERLGQTVVMVTHDEQAAATTNRIIRLRDGRITGVETVRRPAGSRTAPTAAPGARHVAGPSPAVGPAAAGPMPRTEAR, encoded by the coding sequence ATGCGCGTCGTCGAGGCCCGCGGCCTGACCAAGGTCTACGGCGAGGGCGAGGCGCAGGTCGTCGCCCTGGACTCGGCGAGCCTCGTGGTGGGACGCGGCGAGTTCGTCGCCATCATGGGCCCCTCCGGCTCGGGCAAGTCCACCCTCCTGCACTGCCTGGCCGGCCTGGACACCCCCACCTCCGGGAACGTCCTCATCGCCGGCCAGGACCTGTCCGGCATGAAGGACAAGCAGCTCACCACCGTGCGCCGCGACCGCCTCGGCTTCATCTTCCAGTCCTTCAACCTGCTGCCCACCCTGACCGCCGAGGAGAACATCCTCCTGCCCCAGCGTCTGGCCCACCGTAGGCCTCAGCAGGACTGGTACGACGCCGTCATCTCCACCCTGGGAATCGCCGACCGTCTGTCCCACCGCCCCCACGAGCTCTCCGGCGGCCAGCAGCAGCGCGTAGCCGTGGCCCGCGCCCTGGTGGGCCGCCCCGAGGTCATCTTCGCCGATGAGCCCACCGGCGCCCTGGACACCGCCTCGGCCGCCTCCCTGCTGGCGACGCTGGCGAACATGTGCGAGCGCCTGGGCCAGACGGTCGTCATGGTCACCCACGACGAGCAGGCCGCGGCCACCACCAACCGCATCATCCGTCTGCGCGACGGGCGCATCACCGGGGTCGAGACCGTGCGCCGCCCGGCCGGCAGTCGCACCGCACCGACCGCCGCGCCCGGCGCCCGTCACGTCGCCGGCCCCTCCCCCGCTGTCGGTCCGGCGGCTGCCGGCCCGATGCCCCGGACGGAGGCCCGCTGA
- the folP gene encoding dihydropteroate synthase codes for MTILPAAAPAPLPGFVPCDRTLLMGVLNVTPDSFSDGGRWADPEAAVAHARELIAQGADIIDIGGESTRPGAQRVDVDTEISRVLPVVRALLTDGTDDGDGSAIISVDTIHAATAEAAIDAGAHIINDVSGGLADPAMHGLIARTGVVYVCQHWRGDPETMDRLTDYPGGVVTGVEAELRERLSELDAAGVDRSQVVLDPGLGFAKTHAQSWELLAATARLIADLGQPLLVGSSRKRFLALAAEDGATPVQRDAVTAATTALAATAGAWAVRVHEVPINRAAVRTASLWKEHQ; via the coding sequence GTGACGATTCTTCCCGCCGCCGCCCCGGCCCCCCTGCCGGGGTTCGTGCCCTGCGACCGGACGCTCCTCATGGGCGTCCTCAACGTCACCCCCGACTCCTTCTCCGACGGCGGCCGTTGGGCCGATCCCGAGGCCGCTGTGGCCCACGCCCGTGAGCTCATCGCCCAGGGCGCCGACATCATCGACATCGGCGGGGAGTCCACCCGTCCCGGTGCTCAGAGGGTCGACGTCGACACTGAGATCTCCCGCGTCCTGCCGGTGGTGCGCGCACTTCTCACCGACGGTACCGACGATGGCGACGGCAGCGCGATCATCTCGGTGGACACCATCCACGCCGCCACCGCCGAGGCCGCCATCGACGCCGGCGCCCACATCATCAACGACGTCTCCGGCGGCCTGGCCGACCCGGCCATGCACGGCCTCATCGCCCGTACCGGCGTCGTCTACGTCTGCCAGCACTGGCGCGGCGACCCCGAGACCATGGACCGGCTCACCGACTACCCGGGTGGTGTCGTCACCGGCGTGGAGGCCGAGTTGCGCGAGCGCCTGTCCGAGCTCGACGCCGCCGGGGTCGACCGCTCCCAGGTGGTCCTGGATCCCGGCCTCGGCTTCGCCAAGACCCACGCCCAGTCCTGGGAGCTGCTGGCCGCCACCGCCCGCCTCATCGCGGACCTGGGCCAACCACTCCTGGTCGGCTCCTCCCGCAAGCGATTCCTCGCCCTGGCCGCCGAGGACGGGGCCACCCCCGTCCAGCGCGACGCCGTCACCGCCGCCACCACCGCCCTGGCCGCCACCGCCGGCGCCTGGGCCGTCAGAGTCCATGAGGTCCCGATCAACCGGGCCGCCGTCCGCACCGCCTCCCTCTGGAAGGAACACCAGTGA